In a genomic window of Roseiflexus castenholzii DSM 13941:
- a CDS encoding PIN domain-containing protein yields MSARVLVDTNVLVYAYDRSDPERQQRAFEVLDRLSMSNAGVFSTQVFSEFFVAVTRRSPLPFLYRMPVIGITNYLQSWTILEITGMIVLEAARGVRDHRFSFWNAQIWATARLNQISVVLARISTRNRSQKEFVS; encoded by the coding sequence ATGAGCGCCAGAGTGCTGGTGGACACGAATGTTCTGGTCTATGCTTATGATCGCTCCGATCCTGAACGACAACAACGCGCCTTCGAAGTTCTGGACCGTCTCTCCATGAGCAACGCTGGCGTGTTCAGCACGCAGGTGTTTTCTGAGTTCTTTGTTGCCGTAACGCGAAGATCGCCACTCCCCTTCCTGTACCGGATGCCTGTGATCGGAATCACCAACTATCTCCAGAGTTGGACCATCTTGGAGATAACGGGTATGATCGTTCTGGAAGCTGCGCGTGGGGTACGTGATCACCGGTTCAGCTTTTGGAACGCTCAGATCTGGGCTACTGCCCGCCTGAACCAGATCTCCGTTGTCTTAGCAAGGATTTCAACCCGGAACAGATCACAGAAGGAGTTCGTTTCGTGA
- a CDS encoding type II toxin-antitoxin system Phd/YefM family antitoxin, whose product MKSYTYSEARQNFAALLEQARRDGAVRIQRRDGQSFVVMPEQPTTSPLDIAGITPAQAIDRDEILISIREGRRRYDP is encoded by the coding sequence ATGAAAAGCTACACCTATTCAGAGGCGCGACAAAACTTCGCAGCGCTTCTCGAACAAGCTCGACGCGATGGGGCGGTTCGCATCCAGCGTCGTGACGGACAGAGTTTCGTGGTGATGCCAGAACAGCCGACCACATCGCCGCTCGACATTGCCGGGATTACGCCCGCCCAGGCAATTGACCGCGATGAGATTCTTATCAGTATTCGAGAAGGACGCCGACGCTACGACCCATAA
- a CDS encoding type II toxin-antitoxin system VapC family toxin → MVIVVDTSVILAVVLNEPGKSALIRLTVGAELIAPASLHWEIGNAFSAMLKRKRLTLDEVRQAVVEYRKIPVRLLDVSLDDAMTLVAQFSIYAYDAYMISCARIHSAPLITIDNGLKSAAEAAGVTTLEVLP, encoded by the coding sequence ATGGTTATCGTCGTTGATACATCTGTGATTCTCGCCGTCGTGCTGAATGAGCCGGGCAAATCCGCTCTTATTCGGCTCACCGTCGGGGCCGAATTGATTGCGCCAGCGTCATTGCACTGGGAGATTGGCAATGCGTTCTCCGCTATGCTCAAGCGCAAACGATTAACACTCGACGAAGTGCGCCAGGCAGTCGTCGAATATCGTAAGATTCCCGTTCGATTGCTTGACGTATCGCTCGACGATGCGATGACGCTGGTCGCACAATTTTCCATCTACGCTTATGATGCCTATATGATTTCGTGCGCTCGCATCCACTCTGCACCGCTCATCACGATTGATAATGGTCTCAAGTCGGCAGCGGAGGCGGCTGGCGTAACAACTCTGGAGGTTCTCCCATGA
- a CDS encoding prevent-host-death family protein: protein MATKTIAATMAQNNSGGVLDDVIQNDLRYVIKRRSLPQAILLI from the coding sequence ATGGCGACAAAAACAATCGCTGCAACGATGGCGCAGAACAATTCTGGTGGTGTGCTCGATGATGTCATCCAGAACGACTTGCGCTACGTTATCAAGCGTCGTAGCCTGCCACAGGCGATATTGCTCATATGA
- a CDS encoding DNA-methyltransferase, translating into MTADDLKQTYAFDYESSAFTRSLAIHADCYEWMRQAPAESIHAIVTDPPYGVKEYDPDQLEKRSNGHGGVWRIPPSFDGHNRSPLPRFTALNPRERARIQEYFYEWARLTLRLLRPGAHVFLASNVFLSQIVFAALTDAGLEFRGQVIRLVRTLRGGDRPKNAEEEFPDVCSMPRGCYEPWGIFRKPVPKDMTVGACLRTFQTGGLRRKPDGNPFEDVIESERTPQKERSIANHPSLKPQSFLRQIVYASLPLGKGIVLDPFMGAGSTLAAAEAVGYTAIGIEKNREYYAMSLRAVPALSLSGTKESRLSLKLA; encoded by the coding sequence ATGACCGCTGATGACCTCAAACAGACCTATGCGTTCGACTATGAGTCGAGCGCTTTCACGCGATCGCTGGCGATCCACGCTGATTGTTATGAATGGATGCGGCAGGCGCCTGCTGAAAGCATTCACGCGATTGTCACTGATCCGCCTTACGGAGTTAAGGAATACGACCCCGATCAGCTGGAAAAACGCTCAAATGGTCACGGAGGCGTCTGGCGCATCCCACCATCGTTTGACGGTCACAACCGGTCGCCACTGCCACGGTTTACGGCGCTCAACCCCAGGGAACGAGCGCGCATTCAGGAATACTTTTACGAATGGGCGCGTCTGACCCTGCGGCTTCTCCGCCCCGGCGCCCATGTTTTTCTTGCATCAAATGTATTTCTCTCGCAAATCGTCTTTGCCGCCCTTACCGATGCCGGGCTTGAGTTTCGCGGGCAGGTCATCCGGCTCGTCCGAACGCTCCGCGGCGGTGATCGTCCAAAGAATGCGGAAGAGGAGTTTCCAGATGTCTGCTCGATGCCGCGCGGGTGTTATGAGCCATGGGGCATCTTCCGCAAGCCGGTTCCCAAAGATATGACGGTTGGCGCGTGTCTCAGAACGTTTCAGACCGGCGGATTGCGGCGTAAACCGGATGGCAATCCGTTTGAAGACGTGATCGAGAGCGAACGCACACCGCAAAAGGAACGTTCAATTGCAAACCATCCAAGCCTGAAACCGCAATCGTTTCTGCGTCAGATTGTGTATGCCTCCCTGCCCCTTGGCAAAGGCATCGTTCTTGACCCCTTCATGGGCGCCGGTTCCACCCTGGCTGCTGCGGAAGCGGTCGGGTACACGGCGATTGGCATTGAGAAGAACAGAGAATACTATGCGATGAGTCTGCGGGCTGTTCCTGCGCTTTCGCTTTCAGGGACGAAAGAATCCCGGTTATCTCTTAAGCTCGCCTGA
- a CDS encoding carbohydrate ABC transporter permease produces the protein MSSIATPAFGRRRLRWSRLVIYGVMTTFLLFFLLPVYLLLITSFKSFDQVSLSRMWDLPTSFSLESFNRAWNGGEGVIGMRGSFWNSVQLVVPATVISCILGSLNGYVLSKWRFPGSETLFTLILFGMFIPYQSVLVPLVEILREMRLYATIPGLILVHVVYGIPITTLIFRNYYATVPNELVEAGKIDGADFFGIYRHVMLPLSAPGFVVVAIWQFTSIWNEFLFGLIITNDPQLRPVTVALQNLSGSQFTQWNVQMAGALLVALPPLLVYIFLGKYFLRGLLAGSLKG, from the coding sequence ATGAGCAGCATTGCCACGCCTGCATTCGGGCGACGACGCCTCCGCTGGTCACGCCTGGTCATTTACGGCGTCATGACCACGTTTCTGCTCTTCTTTCTGCTCCCGGTCTATCTGCTGCTGATCACCAGTTTCAAAAGTTTCGATCAGGTGAGCCTCAGCCGGATGTGGGACCTGCCGACGAGTTTTTCGCTCGAAAGTTTCAACCGCGCCTGGAACGGCGGCGAAGGGGTCATTGGGATGCGCGGCAGTTTCTGGAACAGCGTGCAACTGGTGGTTCCGGCGACGGTCATCTCGTGCATTCTGGGGTCGCTCAACGGCTATGTGCTATCGAAATGGCGCTTCCCCGGCTCAGAAACGCTCTTTACTCTGATTCTCTTCGGTATGTTCATTCCCTACCAGAGCGTCCTGGTGCCGCTGGTCGAAATACTGCGCGAGATGCGCCTGTACGCGACGATTCCCGGCCTGATCCTGGTGCATGTGGTCTACGGCATTCCGATCACAACCCTGATTTTCCGCAACTACTACGCGACCGTGCCGAACGAACTCGTAGAAGCCGGGAAGATCGATGGCGCCGATTTCTTCGGTATCTACCGCCATGTGATGCTGCCGCTCTCCGCACCTGGTTTTGTGGTCGTGGCGATCTGGCAATTCACCTCGATCTGGAACGAGTTCCTGTTCGGGCTGATCATTACCAATGACCCGCAGTTGCGCCCGGTGACCGTGGCATTGCAGAACCTGTCGGGGAGCCAGTTCACGCAGTGGAATGTGCAGATGGCCGGGGCGCTGCTGGTGGCGCTGCCGCCGCTGCTGGTCTACATTTTCCTGGGGAAATACTTCCTGCGCGGGCTGCTGGCCGGGTCGCTGAAGGGGTAG
- a CDS encoding carbohydrate ABC transporter permease yields MRQAKTLSAHPARRVRWMNRDRAVALLMIAPSALAIAVFVYGFIGWTAYISMTDWRGLAISTSFVGFDNYLTIFSTARFQTNIRNLIVFTVFFLASCLVIGLLLAVLVDARVRFEGFFRSVYIFPMALSFIVTGVVWQWLFAPGNWPTDPTGINLLFKQSGFGFLQAAWTTDTNIVPGWRIEGLRTRIGIPMAMIPVVVAAVWQMSGFVMAMYLAGLRGIPEEIKEAARVDGATEWQVFRTITLPMLQPITLSAVIILGHISLKIFDLIVTMTGGAPGNNTEVPGLYMYEITFKANKFAEGAAVAMVMLVVVAVLVVPYLIYNRRTEVER; encoded by the coding sequence ATGCGACAGGCAAAGACGCTCAGCGCACATCCCGCCCGTCGAGTGCGCTGGATGAACCGGGATCGGGCGGTTGCACTGTTGATGATCGCCCCATCGGCGCTGGCAATCGCCGTCTTCGTCTATGGTTTCATCGGTTGGACCGCCTACATTTCCATGACCGACTGGCGTGGACTGGCAATATCCACGTCGTTCGTCGGGTTCGACAATTACCTGACGATCTTCAGCACCGCGCGATTCCAGACGAATATCCGCAACCTGATCGTCTTTACGGTCTTCTTTCTGGCGTCTTGCCTGGTGATCGGGCTGTTACTCGCGGTGCTCGTCGATGCACGGGTGCGCTTCGAGGGGTTCTTTCGCTCGGTCTACATCTTCCCGATGGCGCTCTCGTTCATCGTAACCGGCGTTGTCTGGCAATGGTTGTTTGCACCGGGCAACTGGCCCACTGATCCGACCGGGATCAACCTGCTGTTCAAGCAGTCGGGCTTTGGTTTTCTCCAGGCGGCATGGACGACCGATACGAACATTGTGCCGGGATGGCGCATCGAAGGATTACGCACCCGGATTGGCATCCCAATGGCGATGATTCCGGTTGTTGTTGCGGCAGTCTGGCAGATGTCGGGGTTTGTGATGGCGATGTATCTGGCGGGTTTGCGCGGCATTCCAGAAGAAATCAAAGAAGCGGCACGGGTCGATGGTGCGACTGAGTGGCAGGTGTTTCGCACTATTACGCTGCCGATGCTTCAGCCGATTACATTGAGCGCCGTTATTATTCTGGGGCATATTTCGCTGAAGATTTTCGACCTGATCGTCACGATGACCGGTGGCGCGCCCGGCAACAATACCGAGGTGCCCGGGTTGTATATGTACGAAATCACCTTCAAAGCCAACAAGTTCGCCGAAGGCGCAGCGGTGGCAATGGTGATGCTGGTCGTCGTCGCCGTGCTGGTGGTGCCGTATCTGATCTATAACCGTCGAACAGAGGTGGAACGATGA
- a CDS encoding ABC transporter substrate-binding protein: protein MFTTKWLKLFGVFSILALVLAACGGAPATTQPTAAPAQPTTAPAPTGGGKLEIFSWWTNGGEADGLNAMFDIYKQQNPGIEIVNATVAGGAGTNAKTVLKTRLQGGQPPDSWQVHAGKELTAYVDAGQMEPLTQFFKEQGFDKVMPPKLLEQITYNGEIWSVPVNIHRSNVLWYNIKIFQENGLTPPKTIDDFFTVAEALQAKGIIPLAVGGKDKFETPHLFESVLLAVFGPDDYAKLFQPGADWSDPRVRQAAEIAKRMLEYSNSDRSSLGWADAAQLVLDGKAAMTIMGDWAHGYFISKGAKVGVDYGYAAAPGNDGVFMWLSDSFGLAKGAPNPEQAKAWLALCGSREGQDAFNPKKGSIPARTDANVSLYDEYLQYSIKAFGSEKLAPSVVHGAAAPEAYMTEYGNALNVFASDLDVDAVVEALQDAAKDLK, encoded by the coding sequence ATGTTCACGACAAAGTGGTTGAAACTGTTCGGCGTCTTTTCGATTCTCGCGCTCGTGCTGGCTGCCTGTGGCGGCGCACCGGCGACAACTCAGCCCACTGCCGCCCCGGCGCAACCAACGACCGCACCGGCGCCGACCGGCGGCGGTAAACTCGAAATCTTCAGTTGGTGGACAAATGGCGGCGAAGCCGATGGGCTGAACGCCATGTTCGACATCTACAAGCAGCAGAATCCTGGCATCGAAATTGTGAATGCCACTGTCGCCGGGGGCGCTGGCACGAATGCCAAGACCGTACTGAAGACTCGCCTTCAGGGTGGGCAACCGCCGGATAGCTGGCAGGTGCATGCTGGCAAGGAATTGACGGCATATGTCGATGCCGGTCAGATGGAACCGCTGACGCAGTTCTTCAAGGAGCAGGGCTTCGACAAGGTCATGCCGCCGAAACTGCTCGAACAGATCACCTACAACGGTGAAATCTGGTCGGTGCCGGTCAATATCCACCGATCGAACGTTCTCTGGTACAACATCAAGATTTTCCAGGAGAACGGTCTGACCCCGCCCAAGACTATCGACGACTTCTTCACAGTGGCTGAGGCGCTTCAGGCGAAAGGCATCATTCCGCTCGCAGTCGGCGGCAAAGACAAGTTCGAGACGCCGCACCTGTTCGAGAGCGTGCTTCTGGCGGTCTTTGGACCGGACGATTACGCGAAACTGTTCCAGCCCGGCGCCGACTGGAGCGATCCGCGTGTTCGCCAGGCAGCCGAGATTGCGAAACGAATGTTGGAGTACTCCAACAGCGACCGCTCGTCGCTGGGATGGGCGGATGCCGCACAACTCGTGCTCGACGGCAAGGCGGCCATGACCATTATGGGCGACTGGGCGCATGGCTACTTCATCAGCAAGGGCGCGAAAGTCGGTGTTGACTATGGCTATGCCGCAGCGCCGGGCAACGACGGCGTCTTCATGTGGCTGTCGGACAGTTTTGGTCTGGCGAAGGGCGCGCCGAACCCGGAGCAGGCGAAGGCATGGCTGGCGCTCTGCGGCTCGCGTGAGGGGCAGGACGCCTTCAACCCGAAGAAAGGGTCGATCCCGGCGCGCACCGATGCGAATGTGAGCCTGTACGACGAGTATCTCCAGTACTCGATCAAAGCCTTCGGCAGCGAGAAACTGGCGCCGAGCGTTGTTCACGGCGCGGCTGCTCCTGAAGCGTATATGACCGAGTACGGCAATGCCCTGAACGTCTTCGCCAGCGACCTCGACGTTGATGCGGTCGTCGAGGCGTTGCAGGATGCTGCGAAAGACCTGAAGTAA
- a CDS encoding sensor histidine kinase — translation MDTSSSMKRYKRMGLWRQLRWRIIAAQMLVVLVGVVTLIVTADIVAARTVDPALLPVFEEAVLQALIVAALASALVGLGASLLLVREILRPLRQLAVSSRRIASGHYDERVTVPLSDELRDVAQSFNQMAEALAQVEQQRVTLIGNVAHELRTPLAGLEGYLEGLLDGVLPGDPETISAMQHEVRRLRRLVDDLQHLSRVEAGQMPLQSQVFDLVALVQRIVAQLRPQLIEQCLEIAVEAPDRAVLAYADPDRTAQVLVNLVGNAIRYTPEDGCITLRVRSEVEHVQVAVEDTGIGIPAEALPYLFERFYRVDPSRSRASGGSGIGLTIARHLARAMGGEITATSPGIGQGSVFTLTLPRGDNERGKRHSS, via the coding sequence TTGGATACAAGTTCATCGATGAAGCGGTATAAGCGCATGGGGCTGTGGCGGCAACTTCGCTGGCGTATCATCGCTGCACAGATGCTCGTTGTGCTGGTTGGCGTTGTGACGCTGATTGTAACGGCCGACATCGTGGCGGCGCGCACGGTTGATCCCGCACTGTTGCCCGTTTTTGAAGAAGCGGTGCTCCAGGCGCTGATCGTGGCCGCCCTGGCATCGGCACTGGTCGGTCTTGGCGCAAGCCTGCTGTTGGTGCGCGAGATTCTGCGTCCGTTGCGCCAGCTGGCGGTCAGCAGTCGCCGGATTGCCAGCGGTCATTACGATGAACGGGTAACTGTGCCGTTGAGCGATGAACTGCGCGATGTGGCGCAGAGTTTCAATCAGATGGCGGAAGCGTTGGCGCAGGTCGAACAGCAACGCGTGACCCTGATCGGCAATGTGGCGCATGAGTTGCGCACACCGCTTGCCGGTCTCGAAGGGTACCTTGAAGGATTGCTCGATGGCGTGTTGCCGGGCGATCCCGAAACAATCAGTGCTATGCAGCACGAAGTGCGGCGTCTACGGCGACTGGTCGATGACTTGCAGCACCTCTCACGGGTCGAGGCGGGTCAGATGCCGCTTCAATCGCAGGTCTTCGATCTCGTGGCGCTGGTGCAGCGTATTGTTGCTCAACTGCGACCACAACTCATCGAGCAGTGCCTGGAGATAGCCGTCGAAGCGCCCGACAGAGCAGTGCTGGCATATGCCGATCCGGATCGAACGGCGCAGGTGCTGGTCAATCTGGTGGGCAACGCCATTCGCTACACACCGGAGGACGGATGCATCACGCTCCGGGTGCGCAGCGAGGTGGAACACGTTCAGGTTGCCGTAGAAGATACTGGCATCGGCATTCCGGCGGAAGCGCTGCCCTACCTGTTCGAGCGTTTCTACCGCGTCGATCCATCGCGCAGCCGGGCGAGCGGCGGCAGCGGGATCGGGCTGACGATTGCGCGTCACCTGGCGCGGGCGATGGGGGGCGAGATCACGGCTACCAGCCCTGGCATTGGTCAGGGAAGCGTCTTTACCCTGACCCTGCCGCGCGGCGATAATGAAAGGGGCAAGCGCCATAGTTCGTGA
- a CDS encoding response regulator transcription factor, which yields MNATILIIEDEASIRTVARAYLEQAGFRVLLADSGPEGVELARHECPDLVILDLNLPGMDGMEVAARLRQDSDVFIVMLTARSEESDRVAGLRIGADDYVIKPFSPRELVARVEAILRRRRSTTPAVNSTLRFAHMQIDPDRREVTVGDQTIDLTTTEFDVLLALARRHGRVLSREQILDLVWGNDFYGTDRVVDVYVGQVRRKLEAVAGVSLIQTVRGVGYKFIDEAV from the coding sequence ATGAATGCGACCATCCTGATTATCGAAGATGAAGCCAGCATCCGCACCGTTGCGCGCGCCTACCTCGAACAGGCGGGGTTTCGCGTGCTGCTGGCGGACAGTGGACCCGAAGGAGTGGAACTGGCGCGCCACGAGTGCCCCGATCTGGTCATTCTCGACCTGAATCTGCCAGGGATGGACGGGATGGAAGTCGCCGCACGGCTGCGGCAGGACTCAGATGTGTTCATCGTTATGCTCACAGCACGCAGTGAGGAGAGCGACCGGGTCGCCGGGCTGCGCATTGGCGCCGACGACTATGTCATCAAACCGTTCAGCCCACGCGAACTGGTGGCGCGAGTCGAAGCGATCCTGCGTCGTCGCCGATCCACAACCCCAGCAGTGAATTCTACCTTACGCTTTGCGCACATGCAGATCGACCCGGACCGGCGCGAGGTCACTGTTGGCGATCAGACAATCGATCTGACAACGACCGAGTTCGACGTGCTTTTGGCGCTGGCGCGGCGTCACGGCAGAGTGTTGAGCCGTGAACAGATCCTCGATCTGGTGTGGGGAAACGATTTTTACGGCACCGACCGTGTGGTGGATGTGTACGTTGGGCAGGTGCGCCGCAAACTGGAAGCGGTCGCCGGTGTTTCGCTCATCCAGACGGTGCGTGGCGTTGGATACAAGTTCATCGATGAAGCGGTATAA
- a CDS encoding carboxymuconolactone decarboxylase family protein, with protein MRRTSPFPRRYYASLSQFLADAAWLFRHRTRLRQARTMLSPAFRERLMLAVTAVNRCRYCSFAHTRIALAVGVTNAEIARILDQTFSDCPPDEAPALAYAQHWAETDAAPDPTARERLSCEYGVLRADAIEAVLRMIRVGNLLGNTFDYILFRLSGGRLGLTDDDRRLV; from the coding sequence ATGAGACGCACATCTCCGTTTCCACGTCGATATTATGCCAGTCTAAGTCAGTTTCTGGCAGATGCCGCCTGGCTGTTCCGGCATCGCACCCGGTTGCGGCAGGCGCGCACCATGCTCTCGCCGGCATTCCGCGAGCGCCTGATGCTCGCCGTTACTGCCGTCAATCGTTGTCGCTACTGTTCGTTCGCGCATACCCGCATAGCGTTGGCGGTTGGTGTGACGAATGCCGAGATTGCCCGGATTCTTGACCAGACATTCAGCGACTGCCCGCCAGACGAAGCGCCAGCGCTGGCATATGCGCAGCACTGGGCGGAAACCGATGCAGCGCCAGACCCGACAGCGCGCGAGCGCCTCTCTTGCGAGTATGGCGTGCTCCGCGCCGACGCAATCGAGGCGGTGTTGCGGATGATCCGGGTTGGAAATCTGCTGGGCAACACGTTTGATTACATCCTCTTCCGCCTTTCTGGTGGACGCCTCGGTTTGACCGATGACGACCGGCGCCTGGTATGA
- a CDS encoding class I SAM-dependent methyltransferase — translation MFDHFDILAPVYERVIAPPEPTRLKTLLRLPTDGWLLDAGGGTGRVAATLRPFVGGLIVGDLSLRMLQHARDKQTLHAVRAQVQRLPFADGFFSRILVVDALHHFCDQPAAARELARVLAPGGRLVIEEPDIHRPAVKLVALAERMALMGSTFLTPEVVCDMLTAQGLHAHIADRDRFSAWIVADK, via the coding sequence ATGTTCGATCATTTCGACATTCTGGCGCCAGTGTACGAGCGAGTGATCGCTCCGCCTGAGCCGACGCGCCTGAAGACATTGTTGCGTCTTCCGACCGATGGATGGCTGCTCGACGCTGGCGGTGGCACCGGGCGCGTCGCCGCGACCCTGCGCCCGTTCGTCGGCGGTCTGATCGTCGGCGATCTGTCGCTGCGTATGTTGCAACATGCGCGCGATAAACAGACGTTGCACGCGGTGCGGGCGCAAGTGCAGCGACTGCCTTTTGCCGATGGCTTCTTCAGTCGCATTCTGGTGGTCGATGCGCTGCACCACTTCTGCGATCAGCCCGCCGCAGCGCGCGAACTGGCGCGGGTGCTCGCACCCGGCGGCAGGCTGGTGATCGAAGAGCCGGATATCCATCGCCCGGCGGTCAAACTGGTGGCGCTGGCGGAACGCATGGCGTTGATGGGAAGCACCTTCTTGACGCCGGAGGTCGTGTGCGACATGCTGACCGCGCAGGGGTTGCACGCACATATTGCAGACCGGGATCGCTTCTCAGCATGGATTGTTGCCGATAAATAA
- a CDS encoding radical SAM protein, which translates to MACVFGPIPSRRLGRSLGIDPVPLKTCNWNCVYCQLGRTRPLTNERRVYVPLPVLLNEVDQALAARAPGEIDWVTIVGSGEPTLHSEIGDLIRAIKVRTTIAVAVITNGALLYLPDVRGALCAADAVLPTFSAGSAAVYRALHRPHPETTFERLLEGLIAFRAGYRGKLWVEVMLVRGVNDSEEALRDIAAALQRVQPDRIDITLPERPPAEPWVEPPDAEGLMRATAILGAAAHIVHPAEGSFDLRGYASPVEAILAIIARHPMRVEELERAVARWAPDQVRQALQTLESSGAAQVIERYGTRFWCAADAFYPSTASAPRKAVTTSYGCR; encoded by the coding sequence ATGGCGTGCGTTTTTGGTCCCATTCCGTCGCGACGGCTCGGACGATCGCTCGGTATCGATCCTGTGCCGTTGAAAACCTGCAACTGGAACTGCGTCTACTGCCAGTTGGGACGAACACGCCCGCTGACCAATGAGCGTCGCGTGTATGTGCCGTTGCCTGTGCTGCTGAACGAGGTCGATCAGGCGCTCGCAGCTCGCGCGCCCGGCGAGATCGATTGGGTGACGATTGTCGGATCGGGTGAGCCGACATTGCACAGTGAGATCGGCGACCTCATCCGCGCTATTAAGGTCCGAACGACGATAGCGGTGGCGGTGATTACCAACGGTGCGCTCCTCTACCTGCCTGATGTGCGGGGCGCACTCTGCGCTGCCGATGCTGTTCTGCCAACCTTCTCGGCGGGTTCGGCGGCAGTCTATCGCGCACTGCACCGTCCGCATCCAGAGACCACGTTCGAGCGTCTGTTAGAGGGATTGATCGCCTTCCGCGCCGGTTATCGCGGGAAATTATGGGTCGAGGTCATGCTGGTGCGCGGCGTCAACGACAGCGAGGAGGCGTTGCGCGACATCGCTGCGGCGTTGCAGCGCGTTCAGCCCGACCGGATCGACATCACGCTGCCAGAGCGTCCACCGGCCGAACCCTGGGTCGAACCGCCCGACGCCGAAGGGTTGATGCGTGCAACCGCGATCCTTGGCGCAGCGGCACACATAGTCCATCCGGCGGAAGGAAGTTTCGACCTGCGCGGGTATGCCTCTCCTGTCGAAGCAATCCTCGCCATCATTGCGCGTCATCCGATGCGCGTTGAGGAACTGGAGCGTGCAGTGGCTCGTTGGGCGCCGGATCAGGTGCGCCAGGCGCTGCAAACTCTCGAGTCAAGCGGCGCCGCACAGGTGATCGAACGCTACGGCACGCGCTTCTGGTGTGCGGCGGACGCCTTTTATCCCTCGACCGCCTCCGCACCACGAAAGGCGGTGACGACATCCTATGGTTGCCGGTAA
- a CDS encoding ATP-binding cassette domain-containing protein → MPSGDVLLDVQSVALFREGRTILHDINLSVLAGEIHALLGVNGSGKSSLAYVIMGCEDYHPDAGRILFAGRDISDLPMHERARMGLTLAWQEPARFDGLPIGDYLTLGRPAISRDELWEALHAVALDPATYLPRALDRTLSGGERKRIEPAAVYAMRPRLAILDEPDSGVDVLSFSDIQQLVRRMARSGCAVLLITHRNDMASIADRASVMNAGTIIITGAAEEARRVYTARRG, encoded by the coding sequence ATGCCGTCTGGTGATGTTCTGCTCGACGTACAGAGCGTTGCCCTCTTCCGCGAGGGGCGCACCATTCTGCACGACATCAACCTCAGTGTGCTGGCGGGTGAGATCCACGCCCTGCTCGGCGTCAACGGCAGCGGGAAGTCGAGCCTGGCATACGTCATCATGGGGTGCGAAGACTATCATCCCGATGCAGGGCGCATTCTGTTTGCAGGGCGCGACATCAGCGATCTGCCCATGCACGAGCGCGCCCGCATGGGGTTGACGCTCGCCTGGCAGGAACCGGCGCGCTTCGATGGCTTGCCGATTGGCGACTATCTGACGCTGGGCAGACCGGCGATCAGCCGGGATGAATTGTGGGAAGCGTTGCACGCTGTGGCATTGGACCCGGCAACCTATCTGCCGCGCGCCCTGGATCGTACCCTGAGCGGCGGCGAGCGCAAGCGGATCGAACCGGCGGCAGTGTACGCCATGCGTCCACGTCTCGCTATTCTGGACGAACCGGACTCTGGCGTCGATGTGTTGAGCTTCAGCGATATTCAACAACTGGTGCGACGCATGGCGCGTTCAGGATGTGCGGTGCTGCTCATTACCCACCGCAACGATATGGCATCAATCGCCGATCGCGCATCGGTGATGAATGCCGGGACGATCATCATAACCGGCGCTGCCGAAGAAGCGCGGCGAGTTTACACCGCAAGGCGCGGATGA